From Bacteroidota bacterium, the proteins below share one genomic window:
- a CDS encoding cell division protein ZapA, protein MADKVRVKVSIADRVYPLNILPEEEEELRKVARKVESLIKEFEKNYAVKDKQDVLAMCALQFASQLEKANKVSDEESSSLSDKLSALNTLINQVI, encoded by the coding sequence ATGGCCGATAAAGTAAGAGTAAAAGTTTCGATAGCTGACAGGGTTTATCCCTTGAATATTCTTCCTGAAGAGGAGGAAGAGCTTAGAAAAGTTGCTCGAAAGGTTGAATCTTTGATAAAGGAATTTGAAAAAAACTATGCTGTAAAAGATAAACAGGATGTTTTGGCCATGTGTGCATTACAATTTGCTTCGCAACTCGAAAAAGCTAATAAAGTTTCTGATGAAGAAAGTAGCTCTTTATCAGATAAATTAAGCGCGTTAAATACTTTAATAAATCAAGTAATTTAA